The Myotis daubentonii chromosome 1, mMyoDau2.1, whole genome shotgun sequence genome includes the window cccacttctaggaatatatcccaagaaaccagaaacaccaatcagaaaggatatatgcacccctatgttcatagcagcacaattcaccatagctaagatctggaaacagcctaagtgcccatcagtagatgaatggattagaaaactgtggtacatctacacgatggaatactatgctgctctaaaaaggaaggaactcttaccatttgcaatgtcatggatggaagtggagagcattatgctaagtgaaataagccagtcaatgaaggaaaaataccacatgctctcactcactcatggataatagagaccattataaacttttgaataataatagatacagaggcagagctgcctcaaacagatggtcaaactgcagcgggaaggccggggagggttggggggcaggaggtaggggggtaagagatcaaccaaaggacttgtatgcatgcatataagcatgaccaatggacataagacactgggggataggggaggctaggggactgtctagggcggggggcgAAAaatggacatatatgtaataccctttgtaatactttaagcaaaaaaaaataaaaataaaaaaaaataaagtaataaaaaaaaagtgaggaaatAGGAGGggacttaaaaaattttaagtgccctaaccagtgtggctcagtttgttggagtgctgtcccctacaccaaaagttGGGCcagttcgatcctggtcagggcacatactcaggttacaggtttgatcccaggtctgggcttgtgtgggagacaaccaatagatgtttctctctcttctctttctctctctctctctctctctctctctctctctctctctcaaaaaatcaattaaaatattaagaagtgatttttaaaaactatgattTGGACAACCTCTAACATATTCAAGTAAAACACAGTAGTTAGACCTAGCCTCTATAAGAACCATTCAGATTATGGTGCTTCACTTTGATTATTATAGATctgagcattttttaaatattcatttttctatattGTCTAACAAGTGGACATAGGTTTAATTGAAATGTTCCCTTCAGGTAAGCTCTGTAACATTCGGACACAGCCACTGAACTTCATTTGGTCCAGAATCTTTTATGACAGAAACCCAAATACTGAGATAGACCCAGCCTAGACACCAAAGCATGTTTCATGTCCGTGAATTAGAAGACTCtgagaaaatttcaaacatttcagaaaataatGTATGCGGTTATGACTATACTTCTGAAAATAATATGTAGCTTTTGAAGTATTTCttctttaggtttttttttttaataactgcaATTGCTATCTGAATAAACTGGTCAAATTTACAACCACTCTGACTTTTTGGTCTCTCTCCTTAATATTcttctgaaataataaaagtaaaacgtATACAGTCAACAATTactagaatttaattttatcgTTATCATGCATTACTTAGCTCTTTAGAAACATATTTTGGGTAATCTGCCCCCTTAAGAGGATGTGCACTCTTAAGCATCGTCCACTACCATGACATCAGCAAGACTCAAGTACTTAGATTCAAATTTCTCCTCAGGGAATTGGCATGAACTACTTTTTCTGTAAGTATCATGTTCTCCATCTTTGTGCAGACACAGTCACTTCCACATAAACCAGGAAAGTAAATGAATAAGCCTAACTTTGTTTTGAGCCTGGGATTTATAAGATATCGTGATTACTATTCTTTTGTCATTCTTTTCTGGAGTCTTTTCTATAGGTGCAATTCTGTATTTTTCAGGAACTTCTCCTTACAATCATTTAAAAGTTATACTACTTTTGAACAATTAGTTGCTGATGGATGCTTGGGTAGCCTTAGTCTCCCTAAATGCCATCATTAATTTTGAGTTTCCCATCTTGGCCATTCTATGTTTCTAATTGCAGGCTTGAAAGAAttactcttaaaataaaatttcaaagaaaaaagcaCTAGTTTCTCTGAaactattccccccccccccacacacacacacactttggtaAATAAAAACAATGCTAAATGATGCTAGTGGGTCTATACCCAGACTCATGGCATCTTTCCAAATATTGTGATACATTAACCATTTccactaattttttatttaaatcagacACAAGAAAATGAACTGAACCATAATAATCCCTCCTGCCACAGGTTCTTACTGATTTCCCTTTAATCAGTAACACTATGGTCTGCCTACCCACCCACCAtttctccatcctccctccctctcttttttcccctttattcctTTACTGCTCTCTTTCAATATGGCTCTTTCTCTTATTCAAGTCAAACAAGGGTTTCCAGTATTCTGTAAAATACGTTTGAAATAACAAGTCATTCTGTAGATTCTCAGTATGTTCAAATGTTTAAGgcaagtattctttttttcttattcctaaAAAAAATCTGGAATACTACATACCCACATGATGCAGCCAAGTAGAGATCATAGGTAGCAGTTTGTATTTCTTATCTGAGTCTGGGGAAGAACTAAGCCAGGGATGAATCAAGAAATcccaagattttttaaataggtGTGAGACgctgccaatttttttaaaattcaattttatcatttttagtgTGTCCATATCTTGGACTGAGAATTAAGATCGTAAATATCTTGGATGAAATAAGATACAGAGTTAGGAAATTTACATGGTTATTGATAAAAAACAGTACATGCGTTTGTGTGTTTTTATCCACAATACTTACATCTTTTAGAAATTAACAGTCCCTACCTAAGGATTTGTTAAATTGAATTGATCAATGGCTTACCACATGCTTAGTAACATGCCATCCTATATAaagaagagctaatatgctaattagacctgaagGCAGGTCTTCtggaacaaccttctggaatgaccagtgggcggggggccaggcctggggctgtgagggcggagccccttgcacaaatttcatgcatcaggcctctagtgtactcATAAATATACAGAAAAGGTACAGACCTGCTTAGGCACAGTAAAGACACACTATTTATAGAAACACATTTAAATGTTACTCTTTATCTTGTGAACATTGTTCCATTCACAAATATAATTTCTCTCCTCACTACAGACTTGTTTGATAGTGTTGTTGCTGTCACTAAACTAGTGTTTTCCAAACGCTTTTGACTGCAACCAACAGTTAGAAATACATTTGACATAGCAGCCtagcacatgcatgcacacacatttacGGATACATACATAACTGAAACAGAAGTTTAGCAATATGTACTCTTACTATATGTGACACACTCATATTTTCTGTCCTGCTCTATTCTAGTCTACTTTACAAAAATCCTGGTGGTAAACAACACACACTGGTTTCATGGACCACTAATGTGCTGTCACCTGTAATTTGAAAAACATAGCTTCATGCCATATAAATAACATACTTATGTGAAAAGAATCACCGTGAGGAAAATCCAAAACCACTCCACTTCATAATGAATTTAACTCTCTATATAGCAGCCTTATTTAAAATATCCAATATACATTTCCATTGCGATGGAAAGGCCAgtgttctctatttttttttccatgaataaaaattagagcaaacGAAGTATTTAATGTTTACTAGGAGTTTCCACATCTCCTCACTTCTCATCCATCTACAGACAACTGAGAATTTTACctcttttccttattctttttttttattttattgattttttacagagaggaagggagagagatagagagttagaaacatcgatgagagagaaacatcgatcagctgcctcctgcacatctcccactggggatgtgcccgcaacccaggtacatgcccttgaccggaatcgaacctgggacctttcagtccacagaccgacgctctatccactgagccaaactggtttcagctctTTTCCTTATTCTTGACTCCATTAAAACCATCACTGATCTCATTTAACCTTATTATAAACAAGAACATTTCCCATAGATAGGCCTTTCCCCAATAGGCATTCTTCTGCCACTGATTTACCATCACTCAGAACCAGCATTTCCACACAATTAAATGTACATAGTCTAttcttttagaaatgtatttcatCTCTTTTCACTATGTAAAGTTTTGGAGaaaatatatcttctttggaactTGCCAGATTTGCTGAAATACACAGAAATGCCCATGACTCTTCCTGATCTATAAATACACAGGCCTTTCTCTTGTCATCCTACTTGATCTCTGTTCTTTTGACATTATCAATCATCCAGGTTGTTTTTAAGTCCTTGAGCAAGAAACAGCACTTTCAGCACAGTTTTCCCCATAGTATGGCACTTTCTTCACTTTCTCAAAAATGTCTTTGGAAATATTAATTTAGATACTTAGATGCAGATGAGATCTAAAAGAGATCCAATTTTTTCACCCATATTGGACGTATTCTGCTTTAGCTACACTTTAGAACTATTCTACTAAATGTTTTAAAGGCATAAGTGAAAATAATGTCAGCCATAGCACAAACTGTTTTCCTTGTCTCTAACTCAGCTGCCATGCCACTGAACATGAACCTCGGCTCTGACTCCTAAACCAAATGAACTGATAAAGTCATGGAAATCTTCCTTGTTTTTGCAGTTTCCATTTTCAGCAAAACTTCTGTATCTTATCTCGACAGCGTTCCTTCTAAATATGTACCGCATTGCTTCCTGGCTTGAatattcctttctcttttgtttttaatgctgtCTTGGTTGGTATTCCAAATCTTTTTAGGGCTTATCACAAATTTCTCCTAGAAAACCACCAGCCTTTTTTATTATTGCCCACTAACTTACTTCATTTTATAACTATTctcttattaaaaagaaaaaagaaagctctACATAGTCACTTCATTCACTTATCTCAAAATGTATGTCTACCTGTTCTATTCCCCCTACTTACATACTTATCTTCCAAAACAAAAGTAACTCTACACTATTCCAGTATTTGTTAAATATGTTCTCCAACTAGAACTCATGATAAGCATTTAACCATTTTTTCCTTACAATGATTTTCTTAAACTCACTGATTCACATTTAGAATAATCCTTTGTGTTTGTCCAGATAGAGAAAATAATAGCCAAATGAAGGTACTGAGTTAATAaagtgacacacacacagataatcTACTAATTAATGGTGGTGGTGTGCCTTTGGTAGAGAAAGAGGAGGCACTAACTTGTCTAAATTGGCTCACCATGTCTACTGACTACCTTGGGTAATTTGAAGTTTTCCTGGGCATTTGACAGACATAAGAACAGGAAAACTTGTTTACTGAGTTTATCTCTTTCCAAGTGAAATCCAGTCAGATCTTTGGTAAACTGAATAAGACAAAGGTTCAGAAAATGCAATACTCTACCTGAGTTTTAATGTCTACCTGCTCTAAGTAACATGTCATTGCActgatttatttctaaatataattgttttataCTCTATTTTTGCTGATGactttaaaataggaataataaattGCATAGCTTCTTTCAGTATGCAAAGATCACAACCTATATGCAATATTAAAAAGATATAAGGTACACTGatattattagccccattttacaggtgagtaaATAAAGTCAGAGAAGTTTGCTCATGTATATAACATTGTTCAAGTGGTAATTTACTTTATACTAGTGGCTCTTCCCACAACCTATCATAAATGTggtcaaaagtaaataaaaatatactttttaattatcctatataataaagagctaatatgctaattagaccaaatagcagaacgactgtccagatgaccttccagacaaagccagggctgcgagggccgagccccttgcacgaatttcatgcatcgggcctctagtaaataaataaaaatccaagacACCAGtagaatattttatgattataatttatattttgtatatatcaGCCAAAGAAATACATCTGTAGTATTAGTTTTTTAATAAGTAATTGTTTGCTTTGCCGTattcttttaagtgaaaaaatgtAATGTGAAATCGGTGGGTTAGatattaagaaatagaaaaacccCCAAAATCTTAAGGCTCCTTCTCATAACTGGCTATGAATCTTATGctcttaaaataaattaagagaaaGCCCTGAAGTTtcacagaggaaaaaatatttctcataatGTTTTAGAGTAGAAGTTAACAAGCCTGCTGGGATCCTTTTAGCCCCTGCAGAGCTAAGTCTTCAACATTATTAAATGGCTGTCGCCTCTGAAGTATGGTGCAACATAACTcaataaacaacagaaaacatATGATGCCGAATGCAGGGAGGCTTTTCGATTACCCTGCAGAATAATTCAATTTCAGGACAGGTGTTTGCATGTGATGGAACAAGATATGACTGAAGGATAAAACCACTCGTGTGCCCCTCCCCCAAGATTTTGAACCGCCTAAGGATCATAGCATAATGTTAGATGAAAAAAGGATGTTAAGGATGAGCAGAACCGCCACTGCACAACTGAAGGAACCATACTACACATGCGCTCATCCTCAAAATTTCCcctgattacaaaaaaaaaaaaaacttctgaaaacaaggggggtttttttggtaaaaaatgatattttctgGAATGCTGTGCTTCCCCAGCCGGTCATCTCATATTCTAATGAGTGACTGAACATCACACTTGTAACAATGGAAGATTTTGCCATTCTTTTGGGTcaaattttgccttttaaaagcCAATCTAAAAATAAGAGGAAAGCTAAAAGAAAAGTCATCCTTTCTCCATGGGACTTTTAACAAACCATGAATTTAACTTATTAATTTAATTCAATCATTTTATCTGCTGTATGACATATAATGAGATTTAGCATTTTGTATAAtctgagtaaaaataaatgtcagaaatggaagcaGATCTACTCTTGTGAAATTTATTGAATAGCAGGACATTTTGTATTCTTAAAATATGAATTGTCTTCTGATAAAAGTGAACTACATATTCAGACTATCTGACCTATTGAGGTTGAACTGTAAAGTTCTAAGAGGACCAATTATTTCAGAACAGTTTATGAAACATTGCGACTTGCTTCTGGGGAATACTCAAATGGTTTTATGTTTTACTTCTGTAACCATAACGAATATTGTACCAGTGTTTCCAGGGTCACCCCAACATGCATCTCCAAACTGGTAAACCACAGCAAACATGGATGAAATGCCCGTTCTTTTGGACACTTCTCAATATTTAGTCTTACAGACTATTTTTATTAATCGTCCAGTCTGTAAGTCTGGCTATACAGAACTTTTAACTTTTCACCCTGGAAAACAGTTGGCTAAGACTAAGCAAAATATGCAGCAATACAGTAATCTACTCATAAAAATCAAGAAACTTTTATTTCCCTCATCTTAAGCTACAATTTCCATTCTTATTTAAAACATCCAAATGTTTTTATCTGATTAAAGTCtacagtttgttgttgtttattgttCTGATTGGCTTTCTGATTGTATTTTGTCTGGTGATGACTAAATTTCAAACGTTCTTAAaggatcatttaaaaatgaattttaagtgCTTTTATTTTACTATTCTTAATTAACATTCAAAATATTGCTTATAATTTACATGATATTTGGATAGGTGGAGGTATTTTCATTTAGCAATTATCAAAAATGTATGGTTCTTTAAAAACAACGTTGACTACCTTATATTAAACCTGGTGATGGGAAGAGAATTTCATTGAAGTTGTATTACAGTCATACCTTGGCTAcaactatatttattttgttactttagTCCAAACTAACCTTTTCTGTGCTTTTTTTCTTATCCTATATGAAATTCGGTGTCTTATTTCTGTATTACATTCTAGTGTTACTAtactattattttgtttaaatatattgaaaagctttcctttccctttgatagttatatatttgcattttgagATTAAAgcacaaatttatattttcatacagGTATGTTTTTGATTCTTTAAACTGAACAGTGAAACCTCCTTTTTAAATTATGATCTAAATGACAAATGACTAGATGTTTCAACTTAAGATATAAAACATTTGTATTTTacctataaaaatgtttaagtcacGAAACTTCAAAAACTTATGGCCTGCTCAATTACCAactcttttattatttaactacACAGACTCTGAGTGTGAGTGACACACTTCTTTTACTATGATCATCAGATGAATTTCTCCAGGAGGTAAGTGCCATCTTCCTGTTCAAACTGCAGACAATGCTTGGTCCAGAATTTTCCAATTGCCATTTATGTGGTTGGGGCTCTTAAAACATAGCCTACATACGAAATGTGTcctaccccccccacacacacacacaaaaaaaaacactctcAGTTATCAAGTTGGGGGCGATATCTGGATGTTTTCCACCAAACCCCTTAGAAGTTCAACCTAACTTATGGAAAGTTATTGTTGGCCTGTACATTCAGCAGatacattttaaagagaaaaaagaaggagaaTGGGATTGTCCTTTTTTCTGACTGTCCAGTTCCCCAGTCTCTTCATTCTAATGTGTCCCTTTCAAGTCCCTCCACCAACAGAAGGAAGCCTGGGTAGTGAATGTGTGTGTAActcacagcagaggcaggagtgggggcagggaaaTCTCCTGAGGCCCTGCTTACTAATGTAATTCCATAAATCAGCTAATGGGAGAGAAACCAGATCTGTGTGGTCTCTAATGCTGTCCCGCAGAGATCAATCATGTCACCTGAACAATGTTCAGGGCCTAGGAGGCTGGGGCTGCCCATGGGACAACTTTATCCCTTGAGCTATACATATCAGgttgggatatttttaaaaagttagtgtCAGAAACAGAACTGCTGTGAATACAAAAACTGAAAGATTACCCTTGTATGACACAAAGTGCTATTATGCAACTTATCATAATATAAAATCACGTTTCTTAAAGTATCTGGGACTATGGATCATTTAGGATCCAAGTTTTTAACACGTTTTGTCACATAAGGGGGATACAGCATTTGTAATAACTGCTTTAAATAATTAATGAtggatgatttttaaatatagtagCTGACTAAATGAATGGTGTTATGTGCAAATATATAGTGCACAATATCATAGAAAAATTGTTACCATATGAAATATATTAAGGGGGTGATTTAATAGGCCTATTTCTGAGGCATTAGGATGCTCTTAACATGAGACTAGGCAGAAAATGTGGAAATAAATAAAGCAGTTTTGAAAAGAATGCTAGGTAGGAGGCTTGAAAAAATGTGGGCAAGAGTCCTAAAACAACCATGTGAGTGTATCTTCATTTCAGTTTACTCACCCAGAAAATCTGAGTAGGTCTCCAGTCTTTGGGATGAGAGTAAGTCAAATATAAGAATTGCACAGGAGGTTTGAAGGGATAAATAAGAATATAAGTAATGATTAGATCCACATATTTATTGGAGTCCGTAATTTAAAGCCAACAAATAGTAACTACTGAACTTACTCCTGAAATCCACAGGTAGCATCCATAATAAATGCCCAAATCACCATTCTCAGCTAGGGTGTCTATCCAATCTCTGAACCATCTCCACAGACGATGAGAACTTACAGGGCGCAAATGAAAGAGGGAAGCAGGCCAGTCGGAGGACTCTGGACCAACCCACAACCACTGCTGCAGCTTTGGTTCAGCCATGTGAGCCCTGCCGCTCTGACATGTGGCCAGCTGGTTTCCTCGAACCCTAACTCTGTGGTTACACATGTGTTTAAGGCACTCATGCCACCATTGCTTTTTATTAATGACCTAGATAGAATCTTAGTCAAGTAAACAAACACACCCAAAACCTCacaacttctttttctttctttttgacaaAGAACATTTCATTAATAATCTTAGCCTTGAGCCATGACCCATCCTCTGGTGGGAGGAGTAGTATATAGTTAGGAGAACTTCTTCAGAGTTCTACAAAGAGAGAAATGTGTTTCCCCTCCCACTCGCACCCCACCTTCTGAAGAGCAACAGAACTTTTAAGcacttggattttaaaaaataagaaaaagcaatACTATCGAATAATATGTGTTTGAAATGCCTAAGGTATCACAAGATTGTGGGAAAACTATCAAAAGGAAATTTATGAAATGTGTTTAGACGGATACATCAGCATAGAAACTAGTACAGAAAACCTACTGGAACTCACATTAAGCTCCTTCAGAGTGGTTATTTACTAATTGAACCAGAATTATTCATTGGTCCTATGAATTACATACCCTAAATCGGTATGTAGGCAGCACCATGTAGGGTCTAGCTAAAGACAAGGCCTACTAGCAACACCAAATCTATAATTCTAGACACTATCacaattcaaaaggaaaaataaaaggcaggtcATAGTTATCAACCAGGTATTCACAGGAAATTTCAGGACGAACTGAATTTTCATTTCCCATGGGCCTTGGAAACCTAGAGAAGTTACAATAAATTGATCTAGAAAAGAGAACTAAAAAGCTAAAAACTAATTTTTGCGGCCTAAGAAAAGACATGGAGCTGCATTTTAATCATTGTAATTATCTTTGCTAGCAGAGTTGCCAAATAACATGTAATAAACTGCTCTGGAGTAAAGTCAAACTTTCAACAAAGAGATGAGTACTCATATAAAGAGGAATATATACAACATTTTGATGGAACCGATCACAATCAATAATGCTATCAATATATACTGATTATTTTTGGAATCCCAAAGTATTTTTTTGCTTTactttatattaataaattttgTTGAAAAATCTGTACCTTATTTGTGCTCAAACTGCAACAAAGATCtccaaattttatcttttattctcttAAAGACCAGTCCTTTGTGGATAAAACTCCTTTAAGCAGtgttcacaattttttaaaagaacatgtaGGTGCCCTTCTGATGATAACTTGTGAGAGCCACTGTCACCCTACAAACCAGCCCACAGAATACTCCCAAATGCTAAATCTACCACCTGTGGTCTCATATTCATATGATCATCTAGCCATCTACTCTGTGAAATTTATCAAGAATCCAATTATGATTATTTGCCCACATTTCTTTGCTAAAAACACTACCAAAACCATTTACCTGTGGTTTTCCATTTCTGCTCTTTTTGTTTGGTCAAGTTACCATTGATATGTTTCCACCAAACACATCAATCTTtgtatttaacataattaaaagtctaatttaacatttttagtgATCATCAGTTCATTGTCTCTTGTAAGGACATATAGGAAAAGGAAACTGTTATAGACCACATAAGGTATCAACCAAAACTGTGCTTGTGTATAGAACAATTCTGTGACCACAAAATGGTTACTTTGTCCAATGCAGAGCCCAAAGCATGTATCTTTTGGTAACTGAGTTCTTTCTGAAACTATGTAAAACAATTCTTAAATAAAATTAGGATCACTTGTATTAATGAACTAATTGTGTTCCTTTATTCTAAATTAACATCTCTTTAAAAACTGCAGGTGGCATTCAGCTTTCCATACTATTtctgatttctcaaaaaaaaaaaaaatactagatctgcagaaaataaaatgggaaacatGTTGAAGAAAAAAACTATTCTGGAAGCTGGTAGAAAATCCCCTTTAGAATCCAAGTATTTCAGCTTCCATGATTcctgtgcgcgcgcgcgtgtgtgtgtgtgtgtgtgtgtgtgtgtgtgtgtgtgtgtttcaatggGCACATAGGCTTGTGTGCCACAAACTGGGTCCTCACTGTTATAATTGGGCCACTAGTAAGCCTCTCTTAGCCAATAAAAGTATATGGAATGTGATGTGTCCAATCCTTTGGGCTGAGatgctttcaaaaataattagAAGGGGAGGGGGCATTTTAACCACCAAGGAAAATGTTTTACCATCCTGAATGTGAAACTTCTGATTTTTCAAACCAATTACATTAGGTTTCCCCCAGAGATAAAAAGGAGGGACGCCCTTCCCATCTGGAGGGCGGTTCCACAGGAAGTGCAGCTGGGGAGGCGGTGGGAGACGCTGTGCCCTCCGCACACCACCTACAATGGCATCTCACAGCCTGAATGAAGCTTCGGGAAAGGGGTACTGCATCTTGAAGCCAGACAAGAAGCCctgaaggggagaggagaggggagaaaggagagaggggggtAGACTGGGAAACAAGAAATCATCTCCTCTGACCTCTAGCGAAGTGCCAGGTTTTTTCTTTAGCTCTTCACATTTTCTAAATTTGCAGATCTGGTGTCCCGTTTTGCGGTTCCTGCAACTGCTGCAGACGCCACAGTTGATGAGCCTCTTGCAGGGCACGCAGACCCCAcaccttttcctcttcttcttggCCGGGTTGGCTCCGCCAGCTCCCcccgaggaggacgaggaggaggaggagtgattCTGCGGGCAGTCTGCCAGATTGGCAATTTGAAACGCACTGTCTGTGACGGCTGCTGAGGCTGCTGCGGGGGAGTGAAGGGCTGTCATGACGATGACCCCTGGAGGTAATGAGATGCCCCCTAAAGCCGGGATAGCGGAAAAAGTCCCCACGCGCTCGGGGAGATTCATTATCTCTGCTTCAGCAGCGCCGCATTTGAGCTTGTTCATGCATTCCCCCGCCAAAGGTCTGCAGTGTTCGGGGGATAAGGTGGAGAGGAAATTAGTATTTGCCATTTGCAACGACGGCTCTGGCGGGCAGCCAGCTTTCCCCAGCCTCTGGGAGTCGTTTCGGTGGTGCATGCTGgtcctgctgccgccgccgccgccgccgccgccgcctccgccgccgccgccgccgccgccgccgccaccaccgccgccgccgccgccggcgggGAGGATCgccgaggaggaggcggaggaggaggcggcggcggaggaggatTTCCtgccgcccccgcctcccccgccgccgcccccgccgcccccgcccccgccgccgcccccgcccccgccgctgccCCAGAGCatggcggtggcggcggcggcggtggccgCGTTGTCGCAGTTCCAGGGGGACATGCCGATGcgcgcggcggccgcggcggcggcggcgctgctggggaagatgggggtggtgATGCGCGCGATCTTGGCCGCCTGCGGGAAGGCGCCCCCGTTGGTCTTGTAGAAGGAGGTGGCGAAGGAGCGGTAGCGCTCCATCTCCGAGTTGTAATCCACAAGGCTGTTCAGGGCCCCCTCGGGCAGGTGGCTCTCCTTGGGCAAGCCCGGGGCCTCCGGGCTCGGCCCGGGCTCCACGCAGACATTGGTGTTCATGGTGCAGGGGGGGAAGAAGGGGTGCAGGGTGGAAGTGGGGACCGCCTGGTCCGACACCGgggtgggaaagggggagaggtgagggggagggaagggggtgatgGTGGTGTCGGGGTGGGGGTCGAGGCGGGAGGGGAAGGCGGGTCCGGGTGGGGAGAGCAAGGTGAGGACTGCTTTATTCCTCTCTGGGGCGCATTTCCACAGACGGTGAATTCCCAGGCAGCGTCTTCCTTTGCATTATCCTCCAACTgttacaactaaaa containing:
- the CXXC4 gene encoding CXXC-type zinc finger protein 4 yields the protein MNTNVCVEPGPSPEAPGLPKESHLPEGALNSLVDYNSEMERYRSFATSFYKTNGGAFPQAAKIARITTPIFPSSAAAAAAAARIGMSPWNCDNAATAAAATAMLWGSGGGGGGGGGGGGGGGGGGGGGGRKSSSAAASSSASSSAILPAGGGGGGGGGGGGGGGGGGGGGGGGGGSRTSMHHRNDSQRLGKAGCPPEPSLQMANTNFLSTLSPEHCRPLAGECMNKLKCGAAEAEIMNLPERVGTFSAIPALGGISLPPGVIVMTALHSPAAASAAVTDSAFQIANLADCPQNHSSSSSSSSGGAGGANPAKKKRKRCGVCVPCKRLINCGVCSSCRNRKTGHQICKFRKCEELKKKPGTSLERTPVPSAEAFRWFF